The following are from one region of the Nicotiana tomentosiformis chromosome 7, ASM39032v3, whole genome shotgun sequence genome:
- the LOC138895915 gene encoding uncharacterized protein, translating into MVADELSRKPESMAKLAYLLVAERPLAMDVKALVNQLVRLDVPEPSLVLTCIIAHSSLLEHIKARQFDDPHLLVLKDTVQRGGAKKVVIGDDGVMWLQGQICVLNIDGLIDLILEEAHSSHYSIHPGGT; encoded by the coding sequence atggtggccgatgagTTGAGTAGAAAGCCGGAGAGCATGGCCAAATTGGCATATTtactggtagcagagaggccactagccatggatgttaaGGCTTTGGTCAATCAGCTTGTAAGATTAGATGTCCCGGAGCCAAGTCTTGTTCTTACTTGTATTATAGCACACTCATCATTGttggagcatatcaaggctcgccaatttgatgatcctcacttattgGTGTTGAAAGATACGGTGCAGCGGGGTGGTGCTAAGAAGGTTGtgattggagatgacggtgttaTGTGGCTTCAAGGCCAGATTTGTGTTCTGAATATTGATGGGTTGATagatttgatccttgaggaggctcatagttcgcactattctattcatccaggtggcACGTAG